A single window of Ignavibacteriota bacterium DNA harbors:
- the bamA gene encoding outer membrane protein assembly factor BamA produces the protein MGISVEGNKTADAGTIIANSGLKEGGELELPGDATNNAIKRLWGLGIFDDVQIFIDKKIDNGVFLLIKVKEFQRMEKVIFRGNDEIDDDDINKEISFMSGQTLKPQEIKKIITKTKDLYIEDGYLNVKINPLKFSFLKADTSDDEITVTWVNNNDENDLEETIYEYNQDRRSNTIGRLKDRLLLVLDIVEGDEVTVEKISFSGNNAFDDDDLRSELDETVQDAWWRFWSSANFKKEDFEEDKKLLVTFYQKNGYRDFEILSDSIQLTNDKKLMDITINVYEGPQYKIRNIEWNGNTVYPSQLLTERLGFQKGDIYNLELFNQNLFGNQAQTDVASLYLDNGYLTYHQEATENKVGKDSIDISIKVIENNQFRIGKVDISGNDRTKDKVIRRELYTIPGDYFRRSNIFRSIQQLANLNYFNVEKLYQKGVDYRPATDSIVNLIYNVEEKSSDFINASVGYSESYGFSGSVGVTLTNFSITEPFRLGGGQIVNFSWQFGVGNYYRTFTLGFTEPWFMDSPTSLGFDLFDTRQQYIYYLRQSGISLRAGRRLTWPDDRFYIQGLLRFQYNDVIDGRNYYAEGISRQYTSGLNISRNDIDNPIFPSIGSKILLSGELSGGPILPGDVDYYKIEFTADWYRRLFNSNRLTFYSNVDIGYIHEIVAGTTIQPFEFFYMGGNGLVIATTPLRGYADRTVGPKSSSGLTIGGRVKTKYTAEIRAALTLEPMPIYILTFAEAGNTFEDLPTADLFNLRKSAGIGARILINPIGLIGFDYGYGFDRKAVDGEDPKWEFHFQFGKGF, from the coding sequence TTGGGCATTTCTGTGGAAGGAAACAAAACTGCCGATGCCGGTACTATTATTGCGAACAGCGGACTAAAAGAAGGCGGGGAATTGGAATTGCCGGGCGATGCTACCAATAATGCCATTAAAAGATTATGGGGCTTGGGAATTTTCGATGATGTTCAAATTTTTATTGACAAAAAAATTGATAACGGTGTTTTTTTACTTATTAAAGTGAAAGAATTCCAAAGAATGGAAAAAGTTATTTTTAGAGGTAACGATGAGATTGATGATGATGATATCAATAAAGAAATCTCATTTATGAGCGGACAAACTCTAAAACCTCAGGAAATTAAAAAAATTATTACCAAAACAAAAGACCTATATATTGAAGACGGATATCTTAATGTTAAAATCAATCCTTTAAAATTTTCATTTCTAAAAGCTGATACTTCTGACGACGAAATAACGGTAACTTGGGTTAACAATAATGATGAGAACGATCTTGAAGAAACAATATACGAATATAACCAAGATAGAAGATCAAATACTATTGGCAGATTAAAAGACAGATTACTTCTTGTTTTGGATATTGTTGAGGGCGATGAAGTAACAGTTGAGAAAATTTCCTTTTCCGGAAACAATGCCTTTGATGATGATGATTTACGATCTGAGCTTGATGAAACTGTGCAAGATGCATGGTGGAGATTCTGGAGCTCGGCAAATTTTAAAAAAGAAGATTTTGAAGAAGATAAAAAACTATTGGTTACCTTTTACCAAAAAAACGGTTACAGAGATTTTGAAATTTTATCAGATTCAATTCAACTTACTAACGATAAAAAGTTAATGGATATTACAATTAATGTTTATGAGGGTCCTCAATATAAAATCAGAAACATTGAATGGAACGGAAATACGGTTTATCCAAGTCAACTTTTAACAGAAAGACTAGGATTTCAAAAAGGCGATATTTATAATTTGGAATTATTCAATCAGAACTTATTCGGCAATCAGGCACAAACAGACGTTGCCTCTCTATATTTAGATAACGGATATCTTACTTATCATCAAGAAGCTACAGAAAATAAAGTCGGCAAAGATTCCATAGATATTTCAATAAAAGTTATAGAAAATAATCAATTTCGTATAGGTAAAGTTGATATAAGCGGAAATGATAGAACAAAAGACAAAGTAATTAGAAGAGAGCTTTATACAATTCCGGGAGATTATTTTAGAAGAAGCAATATTTTCAGAAGCATTCAGCAGTTGGCAAATTTAAATTACTTTAATGTTGAAAAACTTTATCAAAAAGGTGTTGACTACAGACCGGCAACAGACAGTATTGTTAACCTAATTTATAATGTTGAAGAAAAGTCGAGCGATTTTATTAACGCTTCAGTCGGCTACAGCGAATCTTACGGATTCAGCGGTTCGGTTGGCGTTACATTGACAAACTTTTCTATTACGGAACCATTTAGACTTGGCGGCGGACAAATAGTAAATTTCAGTTGGCAATTCGGTGTTGGCAATTATTATAGAACTTTTACTTTAGGATTTACAGAACCCTGGTTTATGGATTCGCCAACTTCTCTAGGATTTGATCTTTTTGATACAAGGCAACAATACATTTATTACTTACGACAAAGTGGTATCTCACTTAGAGCAGGAAGAAGATTAACCTGGCCTGATGATAGATTTTATATTCAAGGATTGTTAAGATTCCAATATAACGATGTAATTGATGGAAGAAATTATTATGCAGAGGGAATTTCACGCCAATATACTTCCGGTTTGAATATATCGAGAAATGATATTGATAATCCTATTTTTCCATCCATCGGTTCAAAAATTTTATTGAGCGGAGAATTATCAGGCGGACCAATTTTACCCGGAGATGTAGATTATTACAAAATAGAATTTACCGCCGATTGGTATAGAAGATTATTTAATTCAAACCGTCTTACATTTTACAGCAATGTTGATATAGGTTATATTCACGAGATTGTAGCAGGAACAACCATCCAGCCGTTTGAATTTTTCTATATGGGCGGAAACGGTTTAGTTATTGCGACAACACCTTTGAGAGGTTATGCAGATAGAACTGTTGGTCCCAAAAGCAGTTCGGGTTTAACAATCGGAGGCAGAGTTAAAACAAAATATACGGCTGAAATAAGAGCCGCGTTAACATTAGAACCAATGCCAATTTATATTTTAACATTTGCCGAAGCCGGAAATACATTTGAAGATTTGCCAACCGCCGATTTATTTAATTTAAGAAAATCCGCAGGTATTGGCGCAAGAATTTTAATAAATCCGATAGGCTTAATTGGATTTGATTATGGTTATGGATTTGACAGAAAAGCTGTGGATGGCGAAGATCCGAAATGGGAATTTCACTTCCAATTTGGAAAAGGCTTTTAA
- a CDS encoding lipoate--protein ligase family protein yields the protein MIWNLIEYQKYSGKFNMDFDIHLVRNCKDGEAYLRFYGWNPACISIGANQSFEEINKAAADKNYIELVKRPTGGRAILHSRELTYSVVISNQENISGRHLYEKISEAIVYGLRNFDPNLADISLENMQPNFSKLLTEPSGSLCFASTAKSEIKFNGKKIVGSAQRKIGNNILQHGSILIDTDHKNIVDYLNVDDSFKNDLKNEMENKTTELSTILKSSIDIIELQNNIILGFENIFQNDFVKELPTLLQI from the coding sequence GTGATTTGGAATCTGATCGAATATCAAAAATACTCCGGTAAATTCAATATGGATTTTGATATTCATTTGGTTAGAAATTGTAAAGACGGCGAAGCTTATTTAAGATTTTACGGTTGGAACCCGGCTTGCATTTCAATTGGTGCGAATCAGTCATTTGAAGAAATAAACAAAGCAGCTGCCGATAAAAATTATATTGAACTAGTAAAAAGACCGACAGGTGGAAGAGCAATATTACATTCTCGGGAATTAACATATTCCGTTGTTATTTCAAATCAAGAAAATATTAGCGGAAGACATTTATATGAAAAAATTTCTGAAGCTATTGTGTATGGTTTGAGAAATTTCGACCCGAATTTAGCTGATATTTCATTGGAAAACATGCAACCGAATTTTTCAAAATTATTGACTGAACCATCCGGATCATTATGTTTTGCAAGTACGGCAAAAAGTGAAATAAAATTTAACGGAAAAAAAATTGTCGGTAGCGCGCAAAGAAAAATCGGAAATAATATTCTTCAGCACGGCTCAATTCTAATAGATACTGATCATAAAAATATTGTTGATTATCTTAATGTGGATGATAGTTTTAAAAACGATCTTAAAAATGAAATGGAAAACAAAACAACAGAACTTTCTACAATTTTGAAAAGTTCAATAGATATTATTGAATTGCAAAATAATATAATTTTAGGATTCGAAAATATTTTCCAAAATGATTTTGTTAAAGAACTCCCTACTTTATTACAAATCTAA
- a CDS encoding KamA family radical SAM protein: MEELQLFGEKEEPPSSTYSLETSVEVSNNKTQLKTPSTNFSTLSEKLNSKLNQKQKSKSEETTLSVVSKLLFPISKKSQTFRKKFYPTVTNEQWNDWHWQVSNRIRTIEKLERFIKLSNSEKEGILAHRGPLPFAITPYYASLIDGMDENQPLRRTVIMVKDEEILSPGEAADPLNEDGDSPVPGLVHRYPDRVLFLATGFCSVYCRYCTRSRMVGNVGGEYKHDMKQWENAIDYIKAHPEVRDVLISGGDPLTLSNEKIEWLLSNLRKIPHVEFIRMGTKVPVVLPQRITPALTKILKKYHPLWMSIHFTHPDELTPEVQEACARLADAGIPLGSQTVLLKGVNDSVDILKPLYQGLLKIRVKPYYLYQCDPVQGTAHFRTPISKGLEMIQGLRGHTSGYAVPQYIVDAPGGGGKIPLLPEYYQGRDGKYVLLKNYEGEIFKYYDETIDESNNLERK, from the coding sequence ATGGAAGAATTGCAACTTTTTGGGGAGAAAGAAGAACCTCCGAGTTCGACTTATTCTCTCGAAACTTCAGTGGAAGTTTCAAACAACAAAACTCAATTAAAAACTCCATCAACTAACTTTAGCACCTTATCGGAAAAGCTAAATAGCAAATTAAACCAAAAACAAAAATCTAAAAGCGAAGAAACAACGCTTAGTGTTGTTAGTAAGCTACTGTTTCCAATTAGCAAAAAAAGTCAGACATTTCGTAAAAAATTCTATCCAACAGTTACAAATGAACAATGGAATGACTGGCATTGGCAAGTAAGCAATAGAATTAGAACTATAGAAAAATTAGAAAGATTTATTAAACTTTCTAATTCGGAAAAAGAAGGAATTTTAGCACACCGCGGTCCATTACCATTTGCCATTACTCCATATTACGCTAGCCTAATTGATGGAATGGATGAAAACCAACCTTTACGAAGAACCGTAATAATGGTTAAAGATGAAGAAATTTTATCTCCTGGTGAAGCGGCTGATCCATTAAATGAAGATGGTGATTCACCTGTTCCTGGCTTAGTTCATCGTTATCCTGATAGAGTTTTATTTTTAGCAACTGGTTTTTGTTCAGTATACTGCAGATATTGTACACGTTCAAGAATGGTTGGAAATGTTGGCGGTGAATATAAACATGATATGAAACAATGGGAAAATGCTATTGATTATATAAAAGCTCATCCGGAAGTAAGAGATGTTTTAATTTCCGGCGGTGACCCATTGACTTTATCAAATGAAAAAATTGAGTGGTTGCTTTCCAACTTGAGAAAAATTCCTCATGTTGAATTTATTAGAATGGGGACTAAAGTCCCGGTTGTTCTTCCACAAAGAATAACACCTGCATTAACTAAAATTTTAAAGAAATATCATCCTCTTTGGATGAGCATTCATTTTACACATCCGGATGAATTAACCCCGGAAGTACAAGAAGCGTGTGCTAGATTAGCTGATGCTGGTATTCCTTTAGGAAGTCAAACCGTATTATTAAAAGGCGTTAATGATTCGGTGGATATTTTAAAACCACTTTATCAAGGCCTTTTAAAAATAAGAGTGAAACCTTATTATCTTTATCAATGCGATCCGGTTCAGGGTACAGCACATTTCAGAACTCCAATTTCCAAAGGATTGGAAATGATTCAGGGTTTGCGAGGGCATACTTCAGGATATGCTGTTCCTCAGTATATTGTTGATGCACCCGGCGGAGGCGGAAAAATTCCATTGCTACCTGAATATTATCAAGGAAGAGATGGAAAATATGTCCTTCTTAAAAATTATGAAGGCGAAATATTTAAATATTATGATGAAACAATAGATGAGTCAAATAATTTAGAAAGGAAGTAA
- a CDS encoding OmpH family outer membrane protein: MGISLPIWKRLLIIYQTKKEVKLRTTTILLLFFISASIFAQSVQKIGWVDSGIILQQYPPAIKAQSDLDALTAKWSKSVDSMTTDLQTAYAEAQKQFTNMTPDKQREVQQDLVRKEQNIQQFRQQKFAQPNGELFLKQDELLKPIKAKILDAIDKVRQQEGMSFIFDKTGDVLLLFADPQFDITNVVLDKLKRG, encoded by the coding sequence ATGGGAATTTCACTTCCAATTTGGAAAAGGCTTTTAATTATATATCAAACAAAAAAAGAGGTTAAATTGAGAACAACAACGATTCTACTTTTATTTTTCATATCGGCTTCAATATTTGCACAATCTGTGCAGAAAATCGGCTGGGTCGATTCAGGAATAATATTGCAGCAATATCCTCCTGCAATTAAAGCTCAGAGCGATTTGGATGCGTTAACAGCGAAATGGTCAAAATCTGTTGATAGCATGACTACAGATTTACAAACCGCTTATGCAGAAGCACAAAAACAGTTTACTAACATGACACCAGACAAACAACGCGAAGTTCAACAGGATTTAGTAAGAAAAGAACAAAATATTCAGCAATTTCGTCAACAGAAATTTGCCCAACCTAATGGCGAGCTTTTCTTAAAGCAGGATGAATTATTAAAACCAATTAAAGCAAAAATTCTTGATGCAATTGATAAAGTAAGACAACAAGAAGGTATGAGTTTTATATTCGATAAAACAGGCGACGTATTATTGCTTTTTGCTGATCCGCAGTTTGATATTACGAACGTTGTTTTGGATAAGTTGAAAAGAGGATAA
- a CDS encoding isoprenyl transferase — translation MSKSLSSKDLALIEEIKNKGNIPKHIAIIMDGNGRWAENKRLPRAAGHKKGVETVRTMVQSCISLGVKYLTLYTFSTENWKRPQDEISTLMRLMVRSLKNETDELNKNNVKIITIGNSESLPHIVQKELEQAKQKTETNNKLVLNLALSYSGRWEIIEAVKKIAKNVSEGYNSLDDINEALFSQNLTTAGIPDPDLMIRSGGEHRISNFLIWQIAYSELFVSKVLWPDFTCKNLIEAIEDYQHRERRFGLISKQVSDTRKKIQT, via the coding sequence TTGTCCAAATCACTTAGTTCAAAAGACTTAGCTCTAATAGAAGAGATAAAAAATAAAGGAAATATTCCAAAGCATATTGCCATTATAATGGATGGCAATGGCAGATGGGCTGAAAACAAAAGGCTGCCGAGAGCTGCGGGCCACAAAAAAGGTGTGGAAACCGTTAGAACCATGGTGCAGTCTTGTATTAGTTTGGGTGTAAAATATCTTACTTTATATACTTTTTCTACAGAGAATTGGAAAAGACCTCAAGATGAAATTTCTACATTAATGAGATTAATGGTAAGAAGTCTTAAAAACGAAACGGATGAGTTAAACAAAAATAATGTGAAAATTATCACCATTGGAAATTCGGAAAGTTTACCTCATATAGTTCAAAAAGAATTAGAACAGGCAAAACAAAAAACAGAAACTAATAATAAGCTTGTTTTGAATCTTGCTTTAAGTTACAGCGGACGTTGGGAAATTATTGAAGCTGTAAAAAAAATTGCAAAAAATGTATCAGAAGGTTACAATTCATTAGATGATATAAATGAAGCATTATTTTCACAAAATTTAACAACCGCAGGAATTCCGGATCCGGATTTAATGATCAGAAGCGGCGGTGAACATAGAATTAGTAATTTTTTAATTTGGCAAATTGCCTATTCTGAACTTTTTGTTTCGAAAGTACTTTGGCCAGATTTTACATGCAAAAATTTAATCGAAGCAATTGAAGATTATCAACATAGAGAGAGAAGATTTGGACTTATCAGTAAACAGGTTTCTGATACCCGCAAAAAAATTCAGACTTAA
- the lpxA gene encoding acyl-ACP--UDP-N-acetylglucosamine O-acyltransferase: MEINIHNTAIVSSKAQIGNGTSIGPYSIVEDNVIIGENCKIGPHVGIYDGSRIGNRVKIYQGVSFSNHPQDLKFDNEESTCEVGDDTVIREFVTLHRGTKESRITKVGKNCLLMAYSHIAHDVIIGNNCILANIVQLGGHVELEDWVILGGNALVHQFGKVGQHSMVGAGYRVVVDVPPYVLAAGDPLKYEGLNVIGLRRRGFSNDEIATLKYIYNIIFRQELNHSQAIEKILKEFPNDKYADSVLAFLNKSKRGIIKK; encoded by the coding sequence ATGGAAATTAATATTCACAATACTGCTATCGTTAGTTCCAAAGCTCAAATTGGCAACGGTACTTCCATCGGTCCATATTCAATTGTTGAAGATAATGTAATAATCGGTGAGAATTGTAAAATTGGTCCCCACGTTGGAATTTATGATGGATCTCGAATTGGAAATCGTGTAAAAATTTATCAAGGTGTTTCTTTTTCAAACCATCCTCAAGATTTGAAATTTGACAATGAAGAATCAACATGTGAAGTTGGAGATGATACTGTAATTCGCGAATTTGTTACCTTGCATCGCGGAACAAAAGAATCAAGAATAACAAAAGTAGGCAAAAATTGTTTGCTTATGGCTTACTCGCATATTGCACATGATGTTATTATCGGAAATAATTGTATATTGGCAAATATTGTTCAATTGGGCGGACACGTTGAATTGGAAGATTGGGTGATTTTAGGTGGAAATGCTTTAGTTCATCAATTTGGCAAAGTCGGACAACATTCAATGGTCGGTGCAGGTTATAGAGTTGTTGTTGATGTTCCGCCTTATGTTTTAGCGGCTGGAGATCCATTGAAATATGAAGGATTAAATGTTATCGGGCTCAGACGCAGAGGATTTTCAAATGACGAAATTGCAACTTTGAAATATATTTATAATATAATTTTCAGACAGGAACTAAATCATTCGCAAGCAATAGAAAAAATCCTTAAGGAATTTCCAAACGATAAATATGCCGATTCAGTTTTGGCTTTCTTAAATAAAAGCAAAAGGGGCATAATTAAAAAGTGA
- a CDS encoding OmpH family outer membrane protein, which translates to MKLIKNLFLFFILITSTNLFAQLKIGYVDSEAIINQLPDAQDAQKKIDNQIAEWQKELDVLKKEWKDKYDDYEKRKLIMGNQKKAETEKELVAMEEKVESYRQSKFGVNGELYKKQEELMKPIQNKVFAIIEEVAVEKELDFVFDRSGDLIFLYAKEEHDITPEVLRKLQ; encoded by the coding sequence ATGAAACTAATTAAAAATCTTTTTTTGTTCTTCATTCTTATAACTTCAACAAATTTGTTTGCTCAATTAAAAATCGGATATGTTGATTCAGAAGCAATTATTAATCAGCTGCCTGATGCTCAAGACGCTCAAAAAAAAATTGATAATCAAATTGCGGAATGGCAAAAAGAACTTGATGTATTAAAAAAAGAATGGAAAGATAAATATGATGATTATGAAAAACGCAAACTAATTATGGGAAATCAGAAAAAAGCCGAAACCGAAAAAGAATTAGTAGCTATGGAAGAAAAGGTTGAATCATACAGACAAAGTAAATTTGGCGTAAACGGCGAACTTTACAAAAAACAGGAAGAACTGATGAAACCAATTCAAAATAAAGTATTTGCCATTATTGAAGAAGTTGCTGTTGAAAAAGAATTGGATTTTGTATTTGACAGAAGCGGCGATCTTATTTTTCTTTACGCAAAAGAAGAACATGATATAACTCCTGAAGTTTTGCGAAAATTACAATAA
- the lexA gene encoding transcriptional repressor LexA, translated as MTERQNNILNFIKEFVDTNGFPPSYREIGNHFNISSTFGVKRHLDALVKKGYLNVFSNSNRSITLTEKSEILFNEKKENNSIKIPILGKVAAGYPVLSNQNYDGTLYVDTSLIKKGFNYFGLKVRGESMIDDGILEGDTVIVKAQSEASNNDIIIALVDNDTTVKRYFRKKDSIELIPANKNFETIVVKNNNEFSILGKVVAVFRIYN; from the coding sequence TTGACAGAAAGACAAAATAATATCTTAAACTTCATTAAAGAGTTTGTTGACACTAATGGTTTTCCGCCTTCATATCGGGAAATTGGAAATCATTTTAATATTAGCAGCACATTTGGTGTAAAACGTCATCTGGACGCTTTAGTTAAAAAAGGATATTTAAATGTATTTTCAAATTCTAATAGATCTATTACATTAACAGAGAAATCGGAAATTTTATTTAATGAAAAAAAGGAAAATAATTCCATAAAAATTCCTATTCTTGGAAAAGTTGCCGCCGGATATCCAGTTCTTTCCAACCAAAATTATGATGGAACCTTGTATGTGGATACAAGTCTAATTAAAAAAGGTTTTAACTACTTTGGTTTAAAAGTGCGTGGTGAAAGTATGATTGATGATGGAATACTTGAAGGCGATACAGTAATTGTAAAAGCGCAAAGTGAAGCCTCAAACAATGATATTATTATTGCCTTAGTTGATAACGATACTACAGTAAAAAGATATTTTAGAAAAAAAGACTCAATTGAGCTTATTCCAGCAAATAAAAATTTTGAAACAATTGTAGTTAAAAACAATAACGAATTTTCAATATTAGGCAAAGTTGTTGCCGTATTTAGAATTTATAATTAG
- a CDS encoding bifunctional UDP-3-O-[3-hydroxymyristoyl] N-acetylglucosamine deacetylase/3-hydroxyacyl-ACP dehydratase produces the protein MLDLQTTINKPVSISGIGLHTGTACTITFKPAPENYGIKFIRTDLAENVEIPALAEYVVDISRGTTIGIGDIKVHTVEHVLAAVAGLQIDNVIIEINGIETPIADGSSKPFVDKLLEAGILKQTSPKNYLIIDETIMFHNEDDQVDIVALPLDGFRMTVMVDYHNPALGSQHTGLFDLEKEFISEFAPTRTFCFLSEVESLADKGLIKGGNIDNAVVIVDKKVDDDYLEELTKKLGLKEKITVGTNGFLNEYSLRFKNEPVRHKLLDMIGDLALIGVPIKAQILAARPGHKSNVEFAKKIRKLYQQKQLEKKYQHVKKEGVVFDSIAIQKILPHRYPFLLIDKITHLELDKKVIGIKSVTVNEPFFPGHFPGRPVMPGVLIIEAMAQTGGILMLNSLPNPDEKLVLFMGIDKAKFRKQVVPGDQLVIEVYLINKRNSIIVFSAKAYVNDNLVAEAELKAAVVDRDV, from the coding sequence ATGCTGGATCTTCAAACAACTATAAATAAACCAGTTTCTATTTCCGGTATTGGACTTCATACAGGAACTGCATGTACAATTACATTTAAGCCCGCTCCGGAAAATTACGGAATAAAATTTATTAGAACTGATTTAGCTGAAAATGTTGAAATTCCAGCTTTGGCAGAATATGTTGTTGATATATCAAGAGGAACTACAATTGGAATAGGCGATATAAAAGTTCACACAGTAGAACATGTACTTGCGGCTGTTGCCGGGTTACAAATTGATAATGTGATTATAGAAATAAATGGAATCGAGACTCCTATTGCAGATGGAAGTTCCAAACCGTTTGTAGATAAACTTTTAGAAGCAGGAATTTTAAAACAAACATCTCCCAAGAATTACTTAATAATTGATGAAACAATTATGTTTCATAACGAAGATGATCAAGTTGACATTGTTGCCCTTCCGCTTGACGGTTTCAGAATGACTGTAATGGTGGATTATCATAATCCGGCGTTGGGAAGCCAGCATACAGGTTTATTTGATTTGGAAAAAGAATTTATTTCCGAATTTGCACCAACACGAACATTCTGTTTCTTAAGCGAAGTTGAATCGCTTGCCGACAAAGGATTAATTAAAGGCGGCAACATAGATAATGCCGTTGTAATTGTAGATAAAAAAGTTGATGATGATTATCTTGAAGAACTTACTAAAAAATTGGGTTTGAAAGAAAAAATAACCGTTGGTACAAACGGTTTTTTAAATGAATACAGTCTTAGGTTTAAAAATGAACCGGTAAGACATAAATTGCTGGATATGATTGGAGATTTGGCATTAATTGGAGTTCCCATTAAAGCTCAAATACTCGCGGCAAGACCAGGACATAAATCAAACGTTGAGTTCGCGAAAAAAATTAGAAAATTATATCAGCAAAAACAACTTGAGAAAAAATATCAGCATGTTAAGAAAGAAGGAGTTGTTTTCGATTCAATAGCAATTCAGAAAATACTTCCCCATAGATATCCGTTCTTACTCATTGACAAAATCACACATCTTGAATTGGATAAAAAAGTAATCGGAATCAAATCAGTTACTGTAAATGAACCATTTTTTCCGGGTCATTTTCCAGGAAGACCTGTTATGCCTGGTGTTTTAATTATTGAAGCTATGGCACAGACGGGTGGAATTTTAATGCTGAATTCCCTCCCTAACCCTGATGAAAAATTAGTTTTATTTATGGGTATAGATAAAGCTAAGTTTAGGAAGCAAGTTGTTCCCGGTGACCAATTGGTTATTGAAGTTTATTTAATTAATAAAAGAAATAGTATAATCGTTTTTAGCGCAAAAGCATATGTAAATGATAATTTAGTTGCTGAAGCGGAATTGAAAGCGGCTGTAGTTGACAGAGACGTTTAG
- the lpxD gene encoding UDP-3-O-(3-hydroxymyristoyl)glucosamine N-acyltransferase, with the protein MKLKITEIAELVNGKIIGDSNLEISRLSNIQDAQEGDLTFLYMTSYNHFLSSTKASAILINKDIEQINKNLTYIIVDKPNIAFQNIIIKYFSPEFSLSGIHPTAVFDENVKLGNNTAVGVNVYIGKNSCVGENSKIYHNTVVLENCIIGKNVMIFPNVTIRENSVIGNNVIIHSGTVIGSDGFGFTPDDNGVYHKIPQIGNVVIEDDVEIGSNVSIDRAAIGSTIISKGVKLDNLIQIAHNVKIGKNTVMSAQSGVSGSTKIGENCIFGGQAGATGHIEIADKVLVGAQTGISKSITKPGTYFGSPAQDIKTTLKLAAHNRMLPEYAERIKKLEEKIAMLENESIQTKGIK; encoded by the coding sequence ATGAAACTTAAAATAACTGAAATTGCTGAACTTGTTAATGGAAAAATTATTGGCGATTCTAATTTGGAAATTTCTAGACTTTCTAATATTCAAGATGCACAAGAAGGTGATTTAACATTTTTATATATGACAAGCTATAATCATTTTCTATCATCCACCAAAGCTTCTGCAATTTTAATAAATAAAGATATTGAACAGATAAACAAAAATTTAACCTATATTATTGTTGATAAACCTAATATCGCATTTCAAAATATCATCATAAAATATTTTAGTCCGGAATTTAGTTTAAGCGGAATTCATCCTACGGCAGTTTTTGATGAAAATGTAAAATTGGGCAATAATACCGCTGTTGGAGTAAATGTTTACATTGGTAAAAATTCTTGTGTTGGCGAAAATTCTAAAATTTATCATAATACGGTTGTTTTGGAAAACTGCATTATTGGAAAAAACGTAATGATATTTCCAAATGTAACAATTAGAGAAAATTCTGTTATTGGAAACAATGTAATAATTCACTCAGGCACTGTAATTGGTTCCGACGGTTTTGGATTTACTCCTGACGACAATGGCGTTTATCATAAAATTCCGCAAATTGGAAATGTTGTAATTGAAGACGACGTAGAGATTGGCTCTAACGTATCAATCGATAGAGCTGCAATTGGCTCAACAATAATTTCAAAAGGTGTTAAATTAGATAATTTAATTCAAATTGCGCATAACGTTAAAATTGGAAAGAATACAGTAATGTCTGCTCAAAGCGGCGTATCTGGCAGTACAAAAATAGGTGAAAATTGTATTTTCGGCGGACAAGCAGGAGCCACAGGTCATATCGAAATAGCCGATAAGGTTTTAGTTGGTGCACAAACCGGAATTTCAAAATCAATTACCAAACCTGGAACTTATTTTGGTTCGCCCGCTCAAGATATTAAAACAACACTAAAACTTGCGGCACATAATCGAATGCTTCCCGAATATGCCGAAAGAATAAAAAAATTGGAAGAAAAAATTGCTATGTTAGAAAATGAATCAATACAAACTAAGGGAATTAAATAA